From Saccharomyces kudriavzevii IFO 1802 strain IFO1802 genome assembly, chromosome: 13, a single genomic window includes:
- the ATR2 gene encoding Atr2p, translated as MLPSFERKMSVQGTSSPVNDKISMKEEDKVIVSTDEEVTTVASSSKSNQISNDSPWQDPTYFSSFGKELMFIGTCMLAQLLNQAGQTHALCIMNVLSKSFGSESNNQAWLMASFPLAAGSFILISGRLGDIYGLKKMLMIGYVIIIVWSIISGLSKYSNNDSFFITCRAFQGVGIAFILPNIMGLVGHVYKVGSLRKNLVISVIGACGPTGALFGGVFGGLIVTEDPNQWPWVFYAFGIATFISMLMAWYSIPNNVPTNVHGLSMDWTGSVLAVIGLILFNFVWNEAPIAGWDKAYIIVLLVVSVFFLVAFFVYEIKYAEVPLLPHAVTKNRHMIMILLAVFVGWGSFGIWTFYYVSFQLNLRHYSPVWTGGTYFVFAIFGTIAAFFVAFSIKRLGPALLLCFALMAFDAGSIMFSVLPVEQSYWKLNFAMQAVLCFGMDLSFPASSIILSDGLPMQYQGMAGSLVNTVINYSASLCLGMGATVEHQINKSGKNVLEGYRAAVYLGIGLASLGVLISVTYMLETVWNERKKCQRKSLEA; from the coding sequence ATGCTCCCAAGCTTTGAGAGGAAGATGAGCGTGCAGGGCACGAGCTCGCCGGTaaatgataaaatttcaatgaaagaGGAAGACAAAGTAATTGTTTCCACAGATGAAGAAGTGACTACAGTTGCTTCCTCGAGCAAATCAAATCAAATATCTAATGATTCGCCATGGCAAGACCCCACTTATTTTAGTTCCTTCGGCAAGGAACTAATGTTCATAGGCACATGCATGCTAGCACAACTGCTAAATCAAGCGGGCCAAACACACGCACTCTGTATAATGAATgtactttcaaaatctttcgGTTCAGAGTCCAATAATCAGGCATGGTTAATGGCATCTTTCCCCTTGGCTGCTGGCTCTTTTATCCTCATTAGTGGGAGGCTGGGAGATATTTAtggattgaaaaaaatgttaatGATTGGTTATGTCATCATAATTGTTTGGTCAATCATCTCGGGCCTTTCCAAATATTCTAATAACGATTCATTCTTCATTACATGTCGTGCATTTCAAGGAGTGGGAATTGCCTTTATTCTACCAAATATTATGGGGCTGGTTGGCCATGTTTATAAGGTTGGTTCTTTAAGGAAAAACCTCGTCATTAGTGTCATTGGTGCATGCGGTCCGACAGGAGCCCTGTTTGGGGGGGTATTCGGAGGATTGATTGTCACTGAGGACCCCAACCAGTGGCCCTGGGTGTTTTATGCCTTTGGTATTGCAACGTTTATCAGTATGTTAATGGCCTGGTATTCTATCCCAAATAATGTACCAACAAATGTTCACGGCCTTTCTATGGATTGGACCGGTTCCGTTCTTGCTGTTATCGGATTGATTCTCTTCAACTTTGTTTGGAATGAAGCCCCAATAGCAGGTTGGGATAAAGCTTATATTATTGTTCTGCTGGTAGTCTCGGTGTTTTTCCTTGTTGcgttttttgtttatgaGATTAAATACGCCGAAGTTCCTCTTCTACCACATGCAGTGACGAAGAACCGTCATATGATTATGATTTTGTTGGCCGTATTCGTGGGATGGGGTTCGTTTGGTATCTGGACATTCTATTACGTTTCGTTTCAACTAAACTTGAGGCATTATAGCCCTGTTTGGACCGGTGGTAcgtattttgtttttgctaTTTTTGGTACTATTGCTGCATTTTTTGTTGCCTTTTCCATCAAGAGACTAGGGCCAgctttattattatgtttCGCCCTGATGGCATTTGATGCCGGTTCGATAATGTTTAGTGTGTTGCCAGTAGAGCAAAGCTATTGGAAGTTAAACTTTGCAATGCAGGCTGTATTATGTTTTGGTATGGATCTATCATTCCCTGCTTCATCGATTATATTAAGCGACGGTCTACCAATGCAATATCAAGGTATGGCTGGTTCATTAGTAAACACAGTTATTAATTATTCAGCATCTCTATGCCTTGGAATGGGAGCTACCGTTGAACatcaaatcaataaaagCGGAAAGAATGTGTTGGAAGGTTACCGGGCTGCCGTATATTTGGGCATTGGGCTAGCTTCTCTTGGTGTCCTTATTAGCGTCACTTACATGCTTGAAACCGTCTGGAATGAGCGAAAAAAGTGTCAGAGGAAAAGTCTCGAAGCATAA